The following proteins come from a genomic window of Miscanthus floridulus cultivar M001 chromosome 2, ASM1932011v1, whole genome shotgun sequence:
- the LOC136540775 gene encoding T-complex protein 1 subunit delta-like, giving the protein MAAAAAATAPSRKTETYTDTKRRDDVRGANIAAARAVADAVRTSLGPRGMDKMISSGDQAQEVIITNDGATILSRMALLQPAARMLAELSRSQDAAAGDGTTTVVVLAGSLLRRAPSLLSAGAHPTAAADALHRLATRAVEILHTMAIPIELSDRESLVKSASTALNSKVVSQYSTLLSPLAVDAALSVVDPAHPDLLDLRGIRIVKKLGGTVDDTELVRGLIFDKKASHAAGGPTRVENAKIAVIQFQISPPKTDIEQSVIVSDYAQMDRILREERNYILGMVKKIKVAGCNVLLIQKSILRDAVTDLSLHYLAKAKILVVKDVERDEIEFITKTLNCLPIANIEHFRTDKLGYADVVEEISVGEGKVVKITGIRDMGRTATVLVRGSNQLVIDEAERSLHDALCVIRCLVNKRFLIAGGGAPEIEMSMQLAAWAKELRGMESYCIKEFAEALEVIPYTLAENAGLNPISIVTELRNRHARGEKNAGINVRKGQITNILEENVVQPLLVSTSAITLACECVRMILKIDDIVTVR; this is encoded by the exons atggccgccgccgccgccgccaccgccccatCCCGCAAGACGGAGACCTACACTGACACCAAGCGCCGCGACGACGTGCGCGGCGCCAACATCGCCGCTGCGCGCGCCGTCGCCGACGCCGTGCGTACCTCGCTGGGCCCCCGTGGCATGGACAAGATGATCTCCTCGGGCGACCAGGCACAGGAGGTCATCATCACCAACGACGGTGCCACCATCCTCTCCCGCATGGCGCTCCTCCAGCCCGCCGCGCGCATGCTCGCCGAGCTATCCCGCTCCCAGGACGCCGCCGCTGGGGACGGCACCACGACTGTCGTCGTCCTCGCTGGATCCCTCCTCCGCCGCGCCCCGTCGCTCCTCTCCGCCGGGGCccaccccaccgccgccgccgacgctctCCACCGCCTCGCCACGCGCGCTGTTGAGATCCTCCACACCATGGCCATCCCCATTGAGCTATCCGACCGGGAGTCCCTCGTCAAGTCCGCGTCCACTGCTCTCAACTCTAAGGTCGTCTCCCAGTACTCCACCCTTCTCTCGCCcctcgccgtcgacgccgcccTCTCCGTGGTGGATCCCGCTCACCCTGACCTTCTCGACCTCCGCGGCATCCGCATCGTCAAGAAGCTTGGTGGCACCGTGGACGATACTGAGCTCGTCCGTGGCCTCATCTTTGACAAGAAGGCTAGCCATGCTGCTGGGGGCCCAACTCGGGTTGAGAATGCCAAGATCGCCGTCATACAGTTCCAAATCTCACCACCCAAGACTGACATTGAGCAGAGCGTCATTGTATCGGACTATGCACAGATGGACCGCATCCTACGCGAGGAGCGCAATTACATCCTCGGGATGGTCAAGAAGATCAAGGTGGCTGGATGCAATGTCTTGCTCATTCAGAAGAGCATCTTGCGCGACGCTGTCACTGACTTGTCTCTGCACTATCTTGCTAAGGCAAAGATTTTGGTGGTGAAGGATGTGGAGAGGGATGAGATTGAGTTCATCACCAAGACCCTAAACTGCCTTCCCATTGCCAACATTGAGCACTTCCGCACGGATAAGCTTGGGTATGCAGATGTTGTTGAGGAAATCTCTGTTGGGGAGGGTAAGGTTGTGAAGATCACTGGTATCAGGGACATGGGTAGGACCGCGACTGTACTTGTCAGGGGGTCGAACCAGTTGGTTATTGATGAAGCTGAACGCAGTCTCCATGATGCCCTCTGTGTCATAAG GTGCTTGGTGAACAAGAGGTTTTTGATTGCTGGTGGCGGTGCTCCAGAAATAGAGATGTCAATGCAGCTGGCTGCTTGGGCTAAGGAGCTTCGAGGGATGGAGAGTTACTGCATCAAGGAGTTTGCTGAGGCACTTGAGGTCATCCCTTACACACTGGCTGAGAATGCTGGGCTCAACCCAATCTCCATCGTCACTGAACTCAGGAATCGCCATGCCAGAGGTGAGAAGAACGCTGGCATCAATGTGAGGAAAGGGCAGATCACAAACATCCTGGAGGAGAATGTTGTGCAGCCTTTGCTGGTGAGCACAAGTGCCATTACGCTAGCCTGCGAGTGTGTCAGAATGATCTTGAAGATTGATGACATTGTCACTGTTAGGTAA
- the LOC136535799 gene encoding uncharacterized protein — MGASMVVVEDKQQLSPVSVLDFHFDDDDGEEGSDAGTCSSPAFQFQRCTPPADLQRTKQQVQLLHKIGRYDGGGVVQGIDPVDLDVRFTAATSESGDSADASTRLTTTTSGSSTNSSSSAEATATATRHDDDEVEHQSADHSSLPDHHQEQEEPDDEYRLLARLLEHDAAAAACLDDEVSRVLVLDFFAEGADRLVRSAAGGRPLDDDRSEAAAEALVGAAAEWLRGAGPRWGIGDVVLSGKAALDDLERSRRWMCVSEEERDVGADVEGVVVDALLDELVRELAVLCLGGRAVIWSSMRRS; from the exons GGGCcagcatggtggtggtggaggacaaGCAACAGCTGAGCCCCGTGTCGGTTCTGGATTTCCACTTcgatgacgacgacggcgaggaagGGAGCGATGCCGGCACCTGCTCCTCCCCCGCTTTCCAGTTCCAGCGCTGCACGCCGCCGGCGGACCTCCAGA GGACGAAGCAGCAGGTGCAGTTGCTGCACAAGATCGGACGGTACGACGGAGGCGGCGTCGTGCAGGGAATCGACCCTGTGGACCTCGACGTACGGTTCACGGCAGCCACCTCGGAGTCCGGGGACTCCGCCGACGCCAGCACGCGTCTCACAACCACCACCAGCGGCTCGAGCACGAATAGCAGCAGCAGCGCggaggcgacggcgacggcgacacggcacgacgacgacgaggtggaGCACCAGAGCGCCGACCACTCGTCCTTGCCCGATCACCACCAGGAGCAAGAAGAGCCCGACGACGAGTACCGCTTGCTCGCGCGGCTGCTGGAgcacgacgcggcggcggcggcgtgcctgGACGACGAGGTCTCCCGCGTGCTCGTCCTCGACTTCTTCGCGGAGGGCGCCGACCGTCTCGTCCGTTCGGCGGCCGGCGGCAGGCCGCTGGACGACGACCGAAGcgaagcggcggcggaggcgctgGTGGGCGCGGCCGCGGAGTGGCTGCGTGGCGCGGGGCCGCGGTGGGGCATCGGGGACGTGGTGCTCTCGGGGAAGGCGGCGCTGGACGACTTGGAGCGGAGCCGGCGGTGGATGTGCGTGAGCGAGGAGGAGCGCGACGTCGGCGCGGACGTGGAGGGCGTCGTGGTCGACGCGCTGCTGGACGAGCTCGTCAGGGAGCTGGCCGTGCTCTGCCTTGGTGGCCGCGCGGTGATATGGTCGTCGATGCGTCGGAGCTAG